The following nucleotide sequence is from Candidatus Cloacimonadota bacterium.
CAGCAAAAAAATCAATATTTTGACGATTTTATAACACACCTAAGGGAGTTTAACAAAATCAGCATGATTCCCAAAAAATTTGCTCTGCGTGGTATTATAAAAGCTCTCACAAAAAATAATATAATCTTCATGCTTGGTGACCAAAATGGAGGAAAAGGCGGAATCCCTGCAGAATTTTTTGGAAGGAATGCACCCACAAATCCGGGCACTGCAAAAATAAGTTTGAAGTTCGACTGCCCAATCGTTTTCTCAACCTGCCTTCGTCAGCCAAACCGGAAATATATTTTTAAATTCGAGCAACCCATCTATCCCAAGAGAACTCAATCACTTGATCGGGATGTTAGCAAATACACACAATTGTTAACTTCAAAGTTGGAAGATAAAATTCGTGAAAATCCCGAGCAATGGTTTTGGTTTCATCGAAGATGGAAGCAGTAAATCAAAGTTGGGTTTTTCGCTCCCCGATGAAATCCCAGTGAAAAAAAATAAAAGAATTTCAGCAGGTCAGCAGGTCAGCAATTCAGCAGGTCAGCGTGTCAGCATTTCATCAGAAAATCAAATTAGTTTATTGATTAATTTGACAAAAATA
It contains:
- a CDS encoding lysophospholipid acyltransferase family protein; this encodes MFQFKLETFLFRAVFNFIRIFPLRIAYLFSNFLIFVYLNFVKTRLHTVESNLHKSFPQKSPEEIKKLTKQVIMHFGRVAVEFCWFSYKSLDEKLKVFEMQGFENVEKALEKGKGIILFMGHFGNWEMAAQILSQKTEKMNAVAKQQKNQYFDDFITHLREFNKISMIPKKFALRGIIKALTKNNIIFMLGDQNGGKGGIPAEFFGRNAPTNPGTAKISLKFDCPIVFSTCLRQPNRKYIFKFEQPIYPKRTQSLDRDVSKYTQLLTSKLEDKIRENPEQWFWFHRRWKQ